A DNA window from Hordeum vulgare subsp. vulgare chromosome 1H, MorexV3_pseudomolecules_assembly, whole genome shotgun sequence contains the following coding sequences:
- the LOC123445311 gene encoding phosphatidate phosphatase PAH1 isoform X2, with product MDVVGMVGRGVGRVLSQGMYSVATPFHPFGGAVDIIVVEQPDGSYRSTPWYVRFGKFQGVLKRNEKVVTIAVNGVDASFHMLLDNSGQAYFMRELVPGGEDSETAAEEATSEPETPLRSKSDGELYIGTDGQLVSPELNEDQEEQNGEEFDSYGYTKLEEAQDLANQAGGGNSEMLLVSVNGCVLTAPISSTEENMEDVQLSDPQFHLGPGESSSGDLSRGGEVWESGLLDDLYISQEKVKFDSEHPSEALEELREVSILKDESHDIPVNEYESLHVSVNEDQTCVALTNEDEAQSVSRSENNGSNYQPLVVEGVGHDASGNNGEGYQPFPSRDEALDVLENNDDAYQPLANEDEALDVSENNDDAYQPLTNEDETCDIPLVQNNEACKSPSKAGKACDASNEIIDDEVQGLSLLGNNGPDYEPLNVEDEANDISGSNDEVYPLLPRKDESLDLSENNDEGSQPLTNEDEACKIPLVQNDEDCESPSKAGEICDGSNENIQASFSRYDTFRSCLDLTSQDDGDSGTELFSPEFDHQRDSELSLSIRSDVDIDLGEDGSETAHYDQSNQLKHMEELDVSSVTSDDNITRSEDCSPVYGKAADLSCEGGSDDRSKDTGPSNIGACKSDRLRLSPSSDRDKLGSIPENPTAEEEINKEEHPQLQKGLGFEISLCGHLLRPGMGQTSADEVFQQHLVPEEDFKSSGPSIIKNANLIVRIDCNYFAWSKVSHVVLGKAVFGPDFSVEPIDAIPVEHQETPNSRDDSLGISPSRRWRLWPIPFRISRSLQRSNSDSSEDVFLDTETVLSPMDEQAPDNNKNQSPRKQFVRTLIPTSEQVASLNLKEGQNIVTFSFCTRVFGKQQVDAHIYVWKWNAKIVISDVDGTITRSDVLGQVMPLVGRDWSQSGVARLFSAIKENGYQLIFLSARAIVQAYLTKNFLFNLKQDGKVLPNGPVVISPDGLFPSLYREVIRRAPHEFKIACLEDIKALFPSDYNPFYAGFGNRDTDELTYKKMGISKGKIFIINPKGEVAINSSVDVKSYTSLHTLVNDMFPPTTLVEQEDYNSWNYWKVPLPDVDL from the exons ATGGACGTGGTGGGGATGGTGGGGCGCGGGGTGGGGCGTGTCCTCTCGCAGGGCATGTACTCCGTCGCCACGCCCTTCCACCCTTTCGGCGGCGCCGTCGACATCATCGTGGTTGAGCAGCCAGATGGCTCCTACCGCAGCACGCCCTGGTATGTCCGGTTTGGCAAGTTCCAGGGTGTTCTCAAGCGTAATGAGAAGGTGGTTACCATCGCCGTCAATGGTGTGGACGCCAGCTTCCACATGCTGCTTGACAACTCTGGCCAGGCATACTTCATGCGGGAGCTTGTGCCTGGCGGCGAGGACTCTGAAACCGCTGCAGAAGAAGCTACGAGCGAGCCTGAGACTCCTCTGCGTAGTAAGAGTGACGGGGAACTTTACATTGGCACAGATGGCCAGTTGGTCAGCCCAGAGTTGAATGAGGATCAGGAGGAACAAAATGGAGAGGAGTTTGATTCGTATGGTTATACCAAGTTGGAGGAGGCACAAGATTTGGCAAATCAAGCTGGTGGGGGCAATTCAGAGATGCTTTTGGTTAGCGTCAACGGGTGTGTTCTAACTGCTCCCATTTCTTCAACTGAGGAGAATATGGAGGACGTGCAACTAAGTGATCCACAGTTCCATTTGGGGCCCGGGGAGAGCTCAAGTGGTGACCTCAGCCGCGGTGGCGAGGTGTGGGAATCTGGCCTTTTGGATGATTTATACATATCACAGGAGAAGGTTAAGTTTGATTCTGAACATCCATCAGAGGCTTTGGAGGAGCTTCGGGAGGTATCAATTTTGAAGGATGAGTCACATGACATCCCAGTTAATGAATATGAAAGCCTCCATGTGTCTGTTAATGAAGACCAGACCTGTGTTGCATTGACCAATGAAGATGAGGCTCAGAGTGTGTCACGGTCAGAGAACAATGGTTCGAATTATCAACCTTTGGTCGTGGAAGGTGTAGGTCATGATGCATCAGGAAACAACGGTGAGGGCTATCAACCCTTTCCCAGTAGAGATGAAGCTCTTGATGTCTTGGAGAACAATGATGATGCTTATCAACCATTGGCCAATGAAGATGAAGCTCTTGATGTGTCGGAGAACAATGATGATGCTTATCAACCATTGACCAATGAAGATGAA ACTTGTGATATTCCACTGGTTCAGAACAACGAGGCTTGCAAGTCCCCATCTAAGGCAGGCAAGGCATGTGATGCCAGCAATGAGATTATTGATGATGAGGTTCAGGGTTTATCACTGTTAGGGAACAATGGTCCGGATTATGAACCGCTAAATGTGGAAGATGAGGCTAATGATATTTCGGGGAGCAATGATGAGGTTTATCCTCTCTTGCCCAGGAAAGATGAGTCCCTTGATCTCTCGGAGAACAATGATGAGGGTTCTCAACCCTTGACCAATGAAGATGAGGCTTGTAAAATCCCACTGGTTCAGAATGATGAGGATTGCGAGTCCCCATCTAAGGCAGGTGAAATTTGTGATGGAAGCAATGAGAATATTCAGGCTAGTTTTAGCAGATATGATACTTTCAGAAGTTGCTTGGATCTGACAtcacaagatgatggagattcaGGAACTGAACTCTTTTCACCTGAATTTGATCACCAGAGGGATTCTGAGCTTAGTCTGAGTATCCGTTCCGATGTTGACATAGATCTGGGAGAAGATGGAAGTGAAACTGCGCACTATGATCAATCCAATCAATTAAAGCATATGGAGGAACTGGATGTTTCATCAGTTACTTCAGACGATAATATAACACGCAGCGAAGATTGCTCTCCTGTCTATGGCAAGGCAGCTGACTTGTCCTGTGAAGGGGGTTCTGATGACAGGAGCAAAGACACCGGCCCTTCTAACATTGGAGCTTGTAAATCTGATCGCTTGCGATTGTCCCCAAGCAGTGACAGAGACAAATTAGGAAGCATTCCGGAGAACCCAACTGCTGAAGAGGAAATAAATAAAGAAGAGCACCCCCAATTACAGAAGGGTTTGG GCTTTGAGATTTCTCTGTGTGGGCACTTGTTACGGCCAGGAATGGGCCAAACATCTGCTGATGAAGTTTTCCAACAACATCTTGTCCCCGAGGAGGATTTCAAATCGTCTGGACCATCAATAATAAAAAATGCAAACCTTATTGTCAGAATTGACTGTAACTATTTTGCATGGAGTAAAGTTTCTCATGTTGTTCTTGGGAAGGCTGTATTTGGTCCAGACTTCTCTGTAGAACCTATCGATGCTATTCCAGTTGAACACCAGGAAACACCCAATTCGAGAGATGATTCTCTTGGGATCTCTCCAAGCAGAAGATGGAGGCTGTGGCCTATTCCATTTAGGATATCAAGATCTCTTCAACGCAGTAATAGTGATTCTTCTGAGGATGTTTTTCTTGACACAGAGACGGTCTTGAGTCCTATGGATGAGCAAGCCCCAGACAACAATAAAAACCAGTCACCAAGAAAGCAATTTGTGCGGACTTTAATTCCCACTAGCGAACAGGTGGCATCTCTAAATCTGAAGGAGGGACAGAACATTGTCACCTTTAGCTTCTGCACCAGAGTTTTTGGGAAGCAGCAG GTTGATGCCCATATCTACGTGTGGAAATGGAATGCAAAAATTGTTATATCCGATGTGGATGGAACCATCACAAG GTCTGATGTCTTGGGCCAGGTCATGCCGTTAGTTGGACGAGATTGGAGTCAGTCTGGTGTGGCTCGACTCTTTTCTGCAATAAAG GAAAATGGTTATCAACTAATATTCCTTAGTGCTAGAGCCATTGTCCAGGCATATCTGACCAAAAACTTCCTCTTCAATCTTAAACAG GATGGGAAAGTACTGCCTAATGGACCTGTTGTAATTTCACCTGATGGATTGTTCCCTTCGCTCTACCGAGAAG TTATACGAAGAGCACCACATGAGTTCAAGATTGCCTGTCTGGAG GACATTAAAGCACTTTTTCCTTCCGACTACAATCCATTTTATGCTGGATTTGGCAACAGAGACACTGATGAGCTTACATACAAAAAGATGGGAATTTCGAAAGGCAAGATTTTTATCATCAACCCCAAG GGTGAAGTGGCCATCAATAGTTCAGTTGATGTGAAGTCATATACCTCCTTGCATACTCTTGTCAATGACATGTTCCCTCCAACAACTTTGGTTGAGCAG GAAGACTACAACTCATGGAATTACTGGAAGGTGCCACTGCCAGACGTTGATTTGTAG
- the LOC123414829 gene encoding probable membrane-associated kinase regulator 4, which produces MSIAMASRRGEEVYGDGLEQEEEYIDMDLSSAAAGAAGRDFEFHMSAPLDRSGQPPLASPADELFYKGKLLPLHLPPRVQMVEELLLDGVRARGPRLGGLAVSTAPATPCERSRGVSPANSCFVSGELNVEEFFREYAAGMALADDDAASAASGEKKPWSRKLRFVRQLNLGRQLKASKAYLKTMFAGKQAGTGGDDKNVLGGKDLSGHSHGHGHHPRAWRKNPFGHMRSNRCITEQSSGGGGRAGHRRSFSSVVVRYSASNKTSPAPAAPPSSSSSSSSSKSSTSSSVRCSSDSDGAVGAGAPALRRSSSASSEAENPIQGLIAYCKKSQQLASVRKSASDAGFRFLSSSAASKVAAESEGLDELIEICRG; this is translated from the coding sequence ATGAGTATTGCGATGGCGAGCAGGCGAGGGGAGGAGGTCTACGGCGATGGGCTGGAGCAAGAGGAGGAGTACATCGACATGGACCTGagctcggcggcggcgggggcggcggggAGGGACTTCGAGTTCCACATGTCGGCGCCGCTCGACCGGTCGGGCCAGCCGCCGCTCGCGTCCCCGGCCGACGAGCTCTTCTACAAGGGCAAGCTGCTGCCGCTGCACCTGCCACCGCGCGTCCAGATGGTCGAGGAGCTCCTCCTCGACGGCGTcagggccagggggccgcgcctcggCGGGCTCGCCGTCAGCACCGCCCCCGCGACGCCCTGCGAGCGCTCCCGCGGCGTGTCGCCGGCCAACTCGTGTTTCGTCAGCGGGGAGCTCAACGTGGAGGAGTTCTTCCGGGAGTACGCGGCCGGCATGGCTCTGGCCGACGACgacgccgcgtcggcggccagcgGCGAGAAGAAGCCGTGGTCCAGGAAGCTCCGGTTCGTCAGGCAGCTCAACCTCGGCCGCCAGCTCAAGGCCTCCAAGGCCTACCTCAAGACCATGTTCGCCGGGAAGCAAGCGGGAACAGGGGGCGACGACAAGAACGTTTTAGGCGGAAAGGACCTCTCTGGCCATAGCCATGGCCATGGTCACCACCCCCGGGCGTGGAGGAAGAACCCGTTCGGCCATATGAGAAGCAACAGGTGCATCACCGAGcagagcagcggcggcggcggacgtgcgGGGCACCGGAGGTCCTTCTCCAGCGTCGTCGTCCGGTACTCTGCATCGAACAAGACGTCCCCCGCGCCAGCAGCGCctccgtcgtcctcgtcgtcctcctcctcgtccaagTCCTCCACCTCGTCGTCGGTCCGGTGCTCGAGCGACTCAGACGGCGCCGTCGGGGCGGGTGCGCCGGCGCTGAGGAGGAGCAGCAGCGCGAGCTCGGAGGCGGAGAACCCCATCCAGGGGCTCATCGCCTACTGCAAGAAGTCCCAGCAGCTGGCCTCGGTGAGGAAGAGCGCCAGCGACGCCGGGTTCCGGTTCCTGTCGTCGTCGGCGGCGTCCAAGGTCGCCGCGGAGTCCGAGGGCCTGGACGAGCTCATCGAGATCTGCAGAGGATGA
- the LOC123445311 gene encoding phosphatidate phosphatase PAH1 isoform X1 yields MDVVGMVGRGVGRVLSQGMYSVATPFHPFGGAVDIIVVEQPDGSYRSTPWYVRFGKFQGVLKRNEKVVTIAVNGVDASFHMLLDNSGQAYFMRELVPGGEDSETAAEEATSEPETPLRSKSDGELYIGTDGQLVSPELNEDQEEQNGEEFDSYGYTKLEEAQDLANQAGGGNSEMLLVSVNGCVLTAPISSTEENMEDVQLSDPQFHLGPGESSSGDLSRGGEVWESGLLDDLYISQEKVKFDSEHPSEALEELREVSILKDESHDIPVNEYESLHVSVNEDQTCVALTNEDEAQSVSRSENNGSNYQPLVVEGVGHDASGNNGEGYQPFPSRDEALDVLENNDDAYQPLANEDEALDVSENNDDAYQPLTNEDEALDVSENNDDAYQPLTNEEETCDIPLVQNNEACKSPSKAGKACDASNEIIDDEVQGLSLLGNNGPDYEPLNVEDEANDISGSNDEVYPLLPRKDESLDLSENNDEGSQPLTNEDEACKIPLVQNDEDCESPSKAGEICDGSNENIQASFSRYDTFRSCLDLTSQDDGDSGTELFSPEFDHQRDSELSLSIRSDVDIDLGEDGSETAHYDQSNQLKHMEELDVSSVTSDDNITRSEDCSPVYGKAADLSCEGGSDDRSKDTGPSNIGACKSDRLRLSPSSDRDKLGSIPENPTAEEEINKEEHPQLQKGLGFEISLCGHLLRPGMGQTSADEVFQQHLVPEEDFKSSGPSIIKNANLIVRIDCNYFAWSKVSHVVLGKAVFGPDFSVEPIDAIPVEHQETPNSRDDSLGISPSRRWRLWPIPFRISRSLQRSNSDSSEDVFLDTETVLSPMDEQAPDNNKNQSPRKQFVRTLIPTSEQVASLNLKEGQNIVTFSFCTRVFGKQQVDAHIYVWKWNAKIVISDVDGTITRSDVLGQVMPLVGRDWSQSGVARLFSAIKENGYQLIFLSARAIVQAYLTKNFLFNLKQDGKVLPNGPVVISPDGLFPSLYREVIRRAPHEFKIACLEDIKALFPSDYNPFYAGFGNRDTDELTYKKMGISKGKIFIINPKGEVAINSSVDVKSYTSLHTLVNDMFPPTTLVEQEDYNSWNYWKVPLPDVDL; encoded by the exons ATGGACGTGGTGGGGATGGTGGGGCGCGGGGTGGGGCGTGTCCTCTCGCAGGGCATGTACTCCGTCGCCACGCCCTTCCACCCTTTCGGCGGCGCCGTCGACATCATCGTGGTTGAGCAGCCAGATGGCTCCTACCGCAGCACGCCCTGGTATGTCCGGTTTGGCAAGTTCCAGGGTGTTCTCAAGCGTAATGAGAAGGTGGTTACCATCGCCGTCAATGGTGTGGACGCCAGCTTCCACATGCTGCTTGACAACTCTGGCCAGGCATACTTCATGCGGGAGCTTGTGCCTGGCGGCGAGGACTCTGAAACCGCTGCAGAAGAAGCTACGAGCGAGCCTGAGACTCCTCTGCGTAGTAAGAGTGACGGGGAACTTTACATTGGCACAGATGGCCAGTTGGTCAGCCCAGAGTTGAATGAGGATCAGGAGGAACAAAATGGAGAGGAGTTTGATTCGTATGGTTATACCAAGTTGGAGGAGGCACAAGATTTGGCAAATCAAGCTGGTGGGGGCAATTCAGAGATGCTTTTGGTTAGCGTCAACGGGTGTGTTCTAACTGCTCCCATTTCTTCAACTGAGGAGAATATGGAGGACGTGCAACTAAGTGATCCACAGTTCCATTTGGGGCCCGGGGAGAGCTCAAGTGGTGACCTCAGCCGCGGTGGCGAGGTGTGGGAATCTGGCCTTTTGGATGATTTATACATATCACAGGAGAAGGTTAAGTTTGATTCTGAACATCCATCAGAGGCTTTGGAGGAGCTTCGGGAGGTATCAATTTTGAAGGATGAGTCACATGACATCCCAGTTAATGAATATGAAAGCCTCCATGTGTCTGTTAATGAAGACCAGACCTGTGTTGCATTGACCAATGAAGATGAGGCTCAGAGTGTGTCACGGTCAGAGAACAATGGTTCGAATTATCAACCTTTGGTCGTGGAAGGTGTAGGTCATGATGCATCAGGAAACAACGGTGAGGGCTATCAACCCTTTCCCAGTAGAGATGAAGCTCTTGATGTCTTGGAGAACAATGATGATGCTTATCAACCATTGGCCAATGAAGATGAAGCTCTTGATGTGTCGGAGAACAATGATGATGCTTATCAACCATTGACCAATGAAGATGAAGCTCTTGATGTGTCGGAGAACAATGATGATGCTTATCAACCATTGACCAATGAAGAAGAGACTTGTGATATTCCACTGGTTCAGAACAACGAGGCTTGCAAGTCCCCATCTAAGGCAGGCAAGGCATGTGATGCCAGCAATGAGATTATTGATGATGAGGTTCAGGGTTTATCACTGTTAGGGAACAATGGTCCGGATTATGAACCGCTAAATGTGGAAGATGAGGCTAATGATATTTCGGGGAGCAATGATGAGGTTTATCCTCTCTTGCCCAGGAAAGATGAGTCCCTTGATCTCTCGGAGAACAATGATGAGGGTTCTCAACCCTTGACCAATGAAGATGAGGCTTGTAAAATCCCACTGGTTCAGAATGATGAGGATTGCGAGTCCCCATCTAAGGCAGGTGAAATTTGTGATGGAAGCAATGAGAATATTCAGGCTAGTTTTAGCAGATATGATACTTTCAGAAGTTGCTTGGATCTGACAtcacaagatgatggagattcaGGAACTGAACTCTTTTCACCTGAATTTGATCACCAGAGGGATTCTGAGCTTAGTCTGAGTATCCGTTCCGATGTTGACATAGATCTGGGAGAAGATGGAAGTGAAACTGCGCACTATGATCAATCCAATCAATTAAAGCATATGGAGGAACTGGATGTTTCATCAGTTACTTCAGACGATAATATAACACGCAGCGAAGATTGCTCTCCTGTCTATGGCAAGGCAGCTGACTTGTCCTGTGAAGGGGGTTCTGATGACAGGAGCAAAGACACCGGCCCTTCTAACATTGGAGCTTGTAAATCTGATCGCTTGCGATTGTCCCCAAGCAGTGACAGAGACAAATTAGGAAGCATTCCGGAGAACCCAACTGCTGAAGAGGAAATAAATAAAGAAGAGCACCCCCAATTACAGAAGGGTTTGG GCTTTGAGATTTCTCTGTGTGGGCACTTGTTACGGCCAGGAATGGGCCAAACATCTGCTGATGAAGTTTTCCAACAACATCTTGTCCCCGAGGAGGATTTCAAATCGTCTGGACCATCAATAATAAAAAATGCAAACCTTATTGTCAGAATTGACTGTAACTATTTTGCATGGAGTAAAGTTTCTCATGTTGTTCTTGGGAAGGCTGTATTTGGTCCAGACTTCTCTGTAGAACCTATCGATGCTATTCCAGTTGAACACCAGGAAACACCCAATTCGAGAGATGATTCTCTTGGGATCTCTCCAAGCAGAAGATGGAGGCTGTGGCCTATTCCATTTAGGATATCAAGATCTCTTCAACGCAGTAATAGTGATTCTTCTGAGGATGTTTTTCTTGACACAGAGACGGTCTTGAGTCCTATGGATGAGCAAGCCCCAGACAACAATAAAAACCAGTCACCAAGAAAGCAATTTGTGCGGACTTTAATTCCCACTAGCGAACAGGTGGCATCTCTAAATCTGAAGGAGGGACAGAACATTGTCACCTTTAGCTTCTGCACCAGAGTTTTTGGGAAGCAGCAG GTTGATGCCCATATCTACGTGTGGAAATGGAATGCAAAAATTGTTATATCCGATGTGGATGGAACCATCACAAG GTCTGATGTCTTGGGCCAGGTCATGCCGTTAGTTGGACGAGATTGGAGTCAGTCTGGTGTGGCTCGACTCTTTTCTGCAATAAAG GAAAATGGTTATCAACTAATATTCCTTAGTGCTAGAGCCATTGTCCAGGCATATCTGACCAAAAACTTCCTCTTCAATCTTAAACAG GATGGGAAAGTACTGCCTAATGGACCTGTTGTAATTTCACCTGATGGATTGTTCCCTTCGCTCTACCGAGAAG TTATACGAAGAGCACCACATGAGTTCAAGATTGCCTGTCTGGAG GACATTAAAGCACTTTTTCCTTCCGACTACAATCCATTTTATGCTGGATTTGGCAACAGAGACACTGATGAGCTTACATACAAAAAGATGGGAATTTCGAAAGGCAAGATTTTTATCATCAACCCCAAG GGTGAAGTGGCCATCAATAGTTCAGTTGATGTGAAGTCATATACCTCCTTGCATACTCTTGTCAATGACATGTTCCCTCCAACAACTTTGGTTGAGCAG GAAGACTACAACTCATGGAATTACTGGAAGGTGCCACTGCCAGACGTTGATTTGTAG